From one Babylonia areolata isolate BAREFJ2019XMU chromosome 35, ASM4173473v1, whole genome shotgun sequence genomic stretch:
- the LOC143278148 gene encoding uncharacterized protein LOC143278148 codes for MAQFCRFVKLHDRFNAQVFTFMVPATVLHNCPTELSSKDFVYGQQSWSVKVASRERHLGAFLTLSSPSPGLACILDLSFTLVNAQHFTKNITFVEKNSEYGPDHKVHGRQTFAEPEDLLRRHFLHDRGELMLELEMRNIHNAYHFFMRLPKQPFHHHHHHHLGDASDRMESSYFLYGLSDWSLSLFPDASSTEADGSVAVQLQRHSSFDHLCCVRYRVLLGDSEEAFDSGDMEQILDASGISEPCTLGASVSRLARGRPSLRVSLRMRSAVYISETSVSVLSRCKNRAHLYDRDKQAWLLETDTGGKVVRFKLYYTDVSHVPRGFTRYVSWRLRLVTSSSSSSTTAVLGPYNKYYVQQDLDEGFVMNTDLPVTEVTDPHGIYLDPVDRKLTVYLEWQESHLMMTPHYCSRDDVTRLHKHQMTREIMALQAENYALEKQVYSYQQSMARKDARGQRP; via the exons ATGGCCCAATTCTGTCGCTTCGTCAAGCTTCACGACCGCTTCAATGCCCAGGTGTTCACCTTCATGGTGCCAGCCACCGTCCTACACAACTGTCCCACCGAGCTCTCTTCCAAG GACTTCGTCTACGGGCAGCAGTCGTGGTCTGTGAAAGTGGCGAGCAGGGAACGCCATCTGGGCGCCTTCctgaccctctcctccccctcccccgggcTAGCCTGTATCCTGGACCTCTCTTTCACCCTCGTCAACGCTCAGCACTTCACGAAG AACATCACCTTCGTGGAGAAGAACAGCGAGTACGGCCCAGACCACAAAGTACACGGCCGACAAACCTTCGCCGAACCGGAAGACCTGCTGCGACGTCACTTCCTGCACGACAGAGGGGAGCTTATGCTGGAACTAGAGATGCGGAACATCCACAACGCCTACCACTTCTTCATGCGCTTGCCCAAACagcctttccaccaccaccaccaccaccacctgggaGATGCCAGCGACAGGATGGAGTCGTCCTACTTCCTGTACGGACTCTCAGACTGGAGCCTGTCCCTCTTCCCGGACGCCAGCTCCACGGAAGCCGACGGGAGCGTGGCGGTGCAGCTCCAGAGGCACTCCAGCTTCGACCACCTCTGCTGCGTCCGCTACAGGGTGCTCCTCGGGGACAGCGAGGAGGCCTTTGACTCCGGGGACATGGAGCAGATCCTGGACGCCTCGGGTATCAGCGAGCCCTGCACGCTGGGAGCGTCCGTCTCGCGCCTGGCTCGCGGGCGACCCAGCCTGCGCGTGTCGCTGCGCATGCGCTCGGCCGTCTACATCTCCGAGACGTCTGTGAGCGTACTGAGCCGTTGCAAGAACCGGGCGCACCTCTACGATCGCGACAAGCAGGCTTGGCTTCTGGAGACGGACACAGGCGGGAAGGTGGTGAGGTTCAAGCTGTACTACACGGACGTGTCGCACGTGCCGCGCGGCTTCACGCGCTACGTCAGCTGGCGGCTGAGGCTggtgacctcctcctcctcctcctccacca CGGCGGTGCTGGGGCCGTACAACAAGTACTACGTGCAGCAAGACCTTGACGAAGGCTTCGTCATGAACACTGACCTCCCGGTGACGGAG GTAACTGATCCCCACGGTATCTACCTGGATCCTGTAGACAGGAAGTTGACAGTCTACCTGGAGTGGCAGGAGTCTCACCTGATGATGACGCCACATTACTGCAGTCGAGATGACGTCACAAGGCTGCATAAACATCAGATGAC GAGGGAGATCATGGCGCTGCAAGCTGAGAACTACGCCCTGGAGAAGCAGGTGTACAGCTACCAGCAGTCCATGGCCCGCAAGGACGCCAGAGGTCAGAGGCCGTGA